The following are from one region of the Capsicum annuum cultivar UCD-10X-F1 chromosome 1, UCD10Xv1.1, whole genome shotgun sequence genome:
- the LOC107854715 gene encoding protein NDR1, producing the protein MSDYDFSSSRSSRAWQWVKVIVSFGVLALVLWISLRTTKPKCSIGDVYVRGLDKSVNSSSNMTSRDNHVSFQLNLNNGMKDKSIRYNDITLNFYYGTNTSYPIGNYTFDGFKQGKGKETSKSGMIEAHNMPWDDAIKVVSNGSKATFKVEVSSRIKYKIIFWYTKKHNYVVEKKVEVDNTGKSSAQQIRFCFGVFGFTLFVLSFLV; encoded by the coding sequence ATGTCGGATTACGATTTCTCTTCCTCTAGGAGCTCACGTGCTTGGCAGTGGGTCAAAGTCATAGTGAGTTTCGGTGTCCTAGCTTTGGTCCTATGGATAAGTCTACGTACCACAAAGCCTAAATGTTCCATTGGAGATGTTTACGTGCGAGGCCTTGATAAATCGGTCAACTCCAGCAGCAACATGACTAGCCGCGACAACCATGTATCATTTCAACTCAATTTGAACAATGGAATGAAGGACAAAAGCATTCGCTACAATGACATTACACTTAATTTCTACTATGGTACAAATACAAGTTACCCTATAGGTAAttatacatttgatggatttaaaCAAGGTAAAGGCAAAGAAACTTCTAAAAGTGGCATGATTGAGGCACATAATATGCCATGGGATGATGCAATTAAGGTTGTTTCAAATGGATCAAAGGCAACATTTAAAGTTGAAGTGAGTAGTAGAATTAagtacaaaattatattttggtatactaaaaaacataattatgttgtggaaaaaaaagttgaagttgATAATACTGGTAAATCTAGTGCACAACAAATTAGATTTTGTTTTGGGGTTTTTGGATTTACATTATTTGTTTTGTCATTTTTAGTTTAA